A region of Homo sapiens chromosome X, GRCh38.p14 Primary Assembly DNA encodes the following proteins:
- the PDHA1 gene encoding pyruvate dehydrogenase E1 component subunit alpha, somatic form, mitochondrial isoform 4 precursor (isoform 4 precursor is encoded by transcript variant 4) has translation MRKMLAAVSRVLSGASQKPASRVLVASRNFANDATFEIKKCDLHRLEEGPPVTTVLTREDGLKYYRMMQTVRRMELKADQLYKQKIIRGFCHLCDGQEACCVGLEAGINPTDHLITAYRAHGFTFTRGLSVREILAELTGRKGGCAKGKGGSMHMYAKNFYGGNGIVGAQGQIFEAYNMAALWKLPCIFICENNRYGMGTSVERAAASTDYYKRGDFIPGLRVDGMDILCVREATRFAAAYCRSGKGPILMELQTYRYHGHSMSDPGVSYRTREEIQEVRSKSDPIMLLKDRMVNSNLASVEELKEIDVEVRKEIEDAAQFATADPEPPLEELGYHIYSSDPPFEVRGANQWIKFKSVS, from the exons ATGAGGAAGATGCTCGCCGCCGTCTCCCGCGTGCTGTCTGGCGCTTCTCAGAAGCCG gcAAGCAGAGTGCTGGTAGCATCCCGTAATTTTGCAAATGATGCTACATTTGAAATTAAG AAATGTGACCTTCACCGGCTGGAAGAAGGCCCTCCTGTCACAACAGTGCTCACCAGGGAGGATGGGCTCAAATACTACAGGATGATGCAGACTGTACGCCGAATGGAGTTGAAAGCAGATCAGCTgtataaacagaaaattattcgTGGTTTCTGTCACTTGTGTGATGGTCAG GAAGCTTGCTGTGTGGGCCTGGAGGCCGGCATCAACCCCACAGACCATCTCATCACAGCCTACCGGGCTCACGGCTTTACTTTCACCCGGGGCCTTTCCGTCCGAGAAATTCTCGCAGAGCTTACAG GACGAAAAGGAGGTTGTGCTAAAGGGAAAGGAGGATCGATGCACATGTATGCCAAGAACTTCTACGGGGGCAATGGCATCGTGGGAGCGCAG GGCCAGATATTCGAAGCTTACAACATGGCAGCTTTGTGGAAATTACCTTGTATTTTCATCTGTGAGAATAATCGCTATGGAATGGGAACGTCTGTTGAGAGAGCGGCAGCCAGCACTGATTACTACAAGAGAGGCGATTTCATTCCTGGGCTGAGA GTGGATGGAATGGATATCCTGTGCGTCCGAGAGGCAACAAGGTTTGCTGCTGCCTATTGTAGATCTGGGAAG GGGCCCATCCTGATGGAGCTGCAGACTTACCGTTACCACGGACACAGTATGAGTGACCCTGGAGTCAG TTACCGTACACGAGAAGAAATTCAGGAAGTAAGAAGTAAGAGTGACCCTATTATGCTTCTCAAGGACAGGATGGTGAACAGCAATCTTGCCAGTGTGGAAGAACTAAAG GAAATTGATGTGGAAGTGAGGAAGGAGATTGAGGATGCTGCCCAGTTTGCCACGGCCGATCCTGAGCCACCTTTGGAAGAGCTGGGCTACCACATCTACTCCAGCGACCCACCTTTTGAAGTTCGTGGTGCCAATCAGTGGATCAAGTTTAAGTCAGTCAGttaa
- the PDHA1 gene encoding pyruvate dehydrogenase E1 component subunit alpha, somatic form, mitochondrial isoform 2 precursor (isoform 2 precursor is encoded by transcript variant 2), producing the protein MRKMLAAVSRVLSGASQKPRHGLATLPSLVSISRLKQSSHLGLPKCWDYSHSLKTRQASRVLVASRNFANDATFEIKKCDLHRLEEGPPVTTVLTREDGLKYYRMMQTVRRMELKADQLYKQKIIRGFCHLCDGQEACCVGLEAGINPTDHLITAYRAHGFTFTRGLSVREILAELTGRKGGCAKGKGGSMHMYAKNFYGGNGIVGAQVPLGAGIALACKYNGKDEVCLTLYGDGAANQGQIFEAYNMAALWKLPCIFICENNRYGMGTSVERAAASTDYYKRGDFIPGLRVDGMDILCVREATRFAAAYCRSGKGPILMELQTYRYHGHSMSDPGVSYRTREEIQEVRSKSDPIMLLKDRMVNSNLASVEELKEIDVEVRKEIEDAAQFATADPEPPLEELGYHIYSSDPPFEVRGANQWIKFKSVS; encoded by the exons ATGAGGAAGATGCTCGCCGCCGTCTCCCGCGTGCTGTCTGGCGCTTCTCAGAAGCCG agacatggtcttgctacgttgcccagtctggtctccatctccaggctcaagcagtcctcccacctcggcctcccaaagtgctgggattactctCACTCTCTTAAAACCAGGCAG gcAAGCAGAGTGCTGGTAGCATCCCGTAATTTTGCAAATGATGCTACATTTGAAATTAAG AAATGTGACCTTCACCGGCTGGAAGAAGGCCCTCCTGTCACAACAGTGCTCACCAGGGAGGATGGGCTCAAATACTACAGGATGATGCAGACTGTACGCCGAATGGAGTTGAAAGCAGATCAGCTgtataaacagaaaattattcgTGGTTTCTGTCACTTGTGTGATGGTCAG GAAGCTTGCTGTGTGGGCCTGGAGGCCGGCATCAACCCCACAGACCATCTCATCACAGCCTACCGGGCTCACGGCTTTACTTTCACCCGGGGCCTTTCCGTCCGAGAAATTCTCGCAGAGCTTACAG GACGAAAAGGAGGTTGTGCTAAAGGGAAAGGAGGATCGATGCACATGTATGCCAAGAACTTCTACGGGGGCAATGGCATCGTGGGAGCGCAG GTGCCCCTGGGCGCTGGGATTGCTCTAGCCTGTAAGTATAATGGAAAAGATGAGGTCTGCCTGACTTTATATGGCGATGGTGCTGCTAACCAG GGCCAGATATTCGAAGCTTACAACATGGCAGCTTTGTGGAAATTACCTTGTATTTTCATCTGTGAGAATAATCGCTATGGAATGGGAACGTCTGTTGAGAGAGCGGCAGCCAGCACTGATTACTACAAGAGAGGCGATTTCATTCCTGGGCTGAGA GTGGATGGAATGGATATCCTGTGCGTCCGAGAGGCAACAAGGTTTGCTGCTGCCTATTGTAGATCTGGGAAG GGGCCCATCCTGATGGAGCTGCAGACTTACCGTTACCACGGACACAGTATGAGTGACCCTGGAGTCAG TTACCGTACACGAGAAGAAATTCAGGAAGTAAGAAGTAAGAGTGACCCTATTATGCTTCTCAAGGACAGGATGGTGAACAGCAATCTTGCCAGTGTGGAAGAACTAAAG GAAATTGATGTGGAAGTGAGGAAGGAGATTGAGGATGCTGCCCAGTTTGCCACGGCCGATCCTGAGCCACCTTTGGAAGAGCTGGGCTACCACATCTACTCCAGCGACCCACCTTTTGAAGTTCGTGGTGCCAATCAGTGGATCAAGTTTAAGTCAGTCAGttaa
- the PDHA1 gene encoding pyruvate dehydrogenase E1 component subunit alpha, somatic form, mitochondrial isoform X1, translated as MRKMLAAVSRVLSGASQKPRHGLATLPSLVSISRLKQSSHLGLPKCWDYSHSLKTRQASRVLVASRNFANDATFEIKKCDLHRLEEGPPVTTVLTREDGLKYYRMMQTVRRMELKADQLYKQKIIRGFCHLCDGQEACCVGLEAGINPTDHLITAYRAHGFTFTRGLSVREILAELTGRKGGCAKGKGGSMHMYAKNFYGGNGIVGAQGQIFEAYNMAALWKLPCIFICENNRYGMGTSVERAAASTDYYKRGDFIPGLRVDGMDILCVREATRFAAAYCRSGKGPILMELQTYRYHGHSMSDPGVSYRTREEIQEVRSKSDPIMLLKDRMVNSNLASVEELKEIDVEVRKEIEDAAQFATADPEPPLEELGYHIYSSDPPFEVRGANQWIKFKSVS; from the exons ATGAGGAAGATGCTCGCCGCCGTCTCCCGCGTGCTGTCTGGCGCTTCTCAGAAGCCG agacatggtcttgctacgttgcccagtctggtctccatctccaggctcaagcagtcctcccacctcggcctcccaaagtgctgggattactctCACTCTCTTAAAACCAGGCAG gcAAGCAGAGTGCTGGTAGCATCCCGTAATTTTGCAAATGATGCTACATTTGAAATTAAG AAATGTGACCTTCACCGGCTGGAAGAAGGCCCTCCTGTCACAACAGTGCTCACCAGGGAGGATGGGCTCAAATACTACAGGATGATGCAGACTGTACGCCGAATGGAGTTGAAAGCAGATCAGCTgtataaacagaaaattattcgTGGTTTCTGTCACTTGTGTGATGGTCAG GAAGCTTGCTGTGTGGGCCTGGAGGCCGGCATCAACCCCACAGACCATCTCATCACAGCCTACCGGGCTCACGGCTTTACTTTCACCCGGGGCCTTTCCGTCCGAGAAATTCTCGCAGAGCTTACAG GACGAAAAGGAGGTTGTGCTAAAGGGAAAGGAGGATCGATGCACATGTATGCCAAGAACTTCTACGGGGGCAATGGCATCGTGGGAGCGCAG GGCCAGATATTCGAAGCTTACAACATGGCAGCTTTGTGGAAATTACCTTGTATTTTCATCTGTGAGAATAATCGCTATGGAATGGGAACGTCTGTTGAGAGAGCGGCAGCCAGCACTGATTACTACAAGAGAGGCGATTTCATTCCTGGGCTGAGA GTGGATGGAATGGATATCCTGTGCGTCCGAGAGGCAACAAGGTTTGCTGCTGCCTATTGTAGATCTGGGAAG GGGCCCATCCTGATGGAGCTGCAGACTTACCGTTACCACGGACACAGTATGAGTGACCCTGGAGTCAG TTACCGTACACGAGAAGAAATTCAGGAAGTAAGAAGTAAGAGTGACCCTATTATGCTTCTCAAGGACAGGATGGTGAACAGCAATCTTGCCAGTGTGGAAGAACTAAAG GAAATTGATGTGGAAGTGAGGAAGGAGATTGAGGATGCTGCCCAGTTTGCCACGGCCGATCCTGAGCCACCTTTGGAAGAGCTGGGCTACCACATCTACTCCAGCGACCCACCTTTTGAAGTTCGTGGTGCCAATCAGTGGATCAAGTTTAAGTCAGTCAGttaa
- the PDHA1 gene encoding pyruvate dehydrogenase E1 component subunit alpha, somatic form, mitochondrial isoform 1 precursor (isoform 1 precursor is encoded by transcript variant 1) → MRKMLAAVSRVLSGASQKPASRVLVASRNFANDATFEIKKCDLHRLEEGPPVTTVLTREDGLKYYRMMQTVRRMELKADQLYKQKIIRGFCHLCDGQEACCVGLEAGINPTDHLITAYRAHGFTFTRGLSVREILAELTGRKGGCAKGKGGSMHMYAKNFYGGNGIVGAQVPLGAGIALACKYNGKDEVCLTLYGDGAANQGQIFEAYNMAALWKLPCIFICENNRYGMGTSVERAAASTDYYKRGDFIPGLRVDGMDILCVREATRFAAAYCRSGKGPILMELQTYRYHGHSMSDPGVSYRTREEIQEVRSKSDPIMLLKDRMVNSNLASVEELKEIDVEVRKEIEDAAQFATADPEPPLEELGYHIYSSDPPFEVRGANQWIKFKSVS, encoded by the exons ATGAGGAAGATGCTCGCCGCCGTCTCCCGCGTGCTGTCTGGCGCTTCTCAGAAGCCG gcAAGCAGAGTGCTGGTAGCATCCCGTAATTTTGCAAATGATGCTACATTTGAAATTAAG AAATGTGACCTTCACCGGCTGGAAGAAGGCCCTCCTGTCACAACAGTGCTCACCAGGGAGGATGGGCTCAAATACTACAGGATGATGCAGACTGTACGCCGAATGGAGTTGAAAGCAGATCAGCTgtataaacagaaaattattcgTGGTTTCTGTCACTTGTGTGATGGTCAG GAAGCTTGCTGTGTGGGCCTGGAGGCCGGCATCAACCCCACAGACCATCTCATCACAGCCTACCGGGCTCACGGCTTTACTTTCACCCGGGGCCTTTCCGTCCGAGAAATTCTCGCAGAGCTTACAG GACGAAAAGGAGGTTGTGCTAAAGGGAAAGGAGGATCGATGCACATGTATGCCAAGAACTTCTACGGGGGCAATGGCATCGTGGGAGCGCAG GTGCCCCTGGGCGCTGGGATTGCTCTAGCCTGTAAGTATAATGGAAAAGATGAGGTCTGCCTGACTTTATATGGCGATGGTGCTGCTAACCAG GGCCAGATATTCGAAGCTTACAACATGGCAGCTTTGTGGAAATTACCTTGTATTTTCATCTGTGAGAATAATCGCTATGGAATGGGAACGTCTGTTGAGAGAGCGGCAGCCAGCACTGATTACTACAAGAGAGGCGATTTCATTCCTGGGCTGAGA GTGGATGGAATGGATATCCTGTGCGTCCGAGAGGCAACAAGGTTTGCTGCTGCCTATTGTAGATCTGGGAAG GGGCCCATCCTGATGGAGCTGCAGACTTACCGTTACCACGGACACAGTATGAGTGACCCTGGAGTCAG TTACCGTACACGAGAAGAAATTCAGGAAGTAAGAAGTAAGAGTGACCCTATTATGCTTCTCAAGGACAGGATGGTGAACAGCAATCTTGCCAGTGTGGAAGAACTAAAG GAAATTGATGTGGAAGTGAGGAAGGAGATTGAGGATGCTGCCCAGTTTGCCACGGCCGATCCTGAGCCACCTTTGGAAGAGCTGGGCTACCACATCTACTCCAGCGACCCACCTTTTGAAGTTCGTGGTGCCAATCAGTGGATCAAGTTTAAGTCAGTCAGttaa
- the PDHA1 gene encoding pyruvate dehydrogenase E1 component subunit alpha, somatic form, mitochondrial isoform 3 precursor (isoform 3 precursor is encoded by transcript variant 3), with the protein MRKMLAAVSRVLSGASQKPASRVLVASRNFANDATFEIKKCDLHRLEEGPPVTTVLTREDGLKYYRMMQTVRRMELKADQLYKQKIIRGFCHLCDGQFLLPLTQEACCVGLEAGINPTDHLITAYRAHGFTFTRGLSVREILAELTGRKGGCAKGKGGSMHMYAKNFYGGNGIVGAQVPLGAGIALACKYNGKDEVCLTLYGDGAANQGQIFEAYNMAALWKLPCIFICENNRYGMGTSVERAAASTDYYKRGDFIPGLRVDGMDILCVREATRFAAAYCRSGKGPILMELQTYRYHGHSMSDPGVSYRTREEIQEVRSKSDPIMLLKDRMVNSNLASVEELKEIDVEVRKEIEDAAQFATADPEPPLEELGYHIYSSDPPFEVRGANQWIKFKSVS; encoded by the exons ATGAGGAAGATGCTCGCCGCCGTCTCCCGCGTGCTGTCTGGCGCTTCTCAGAAGCCG gcAAGCAGAGTGCTGGTAGCATCCCGTAATTTTGCAAATGATGCTACATTTGAAATTAAG AAATGTGACCTTCACCGGCTGGAAGAAGGCCCTCCTGTCACAACAGTGCTCACCAGGGAGGATGGGCTCAAATACTACAGGATGATGCAGACTGTACGCCGAATGGAGTTGAAAGCAGATCAGCTgtataaacagaaaattattcgTGGTTTCTGTCACTTGTGTGATGGTCAG TTTCTCCTTCCTCTAACACAGGAAGCTTGCTGTGTGGGCCTGGAGGCCGGCATCAACCCCACAGACCATCTCATCACAGCCTACCGGGCTCACGGCTTTACTTTCACCCGGGGCCTTTCCGTCCGAGAAATTCTCGCAGAGCTTACAG GACGAAAAGGAGGTTGTGCTAAAGGGAAAGGAGGATCGATGCACATGTATGCCAAGAACTTCTACGGGGGCAATGGCATCGTGGGAGCGCAG GTGCCCCTGGGCGCTGGGATTGCTCTAGCCTGTAAGTATAATGGAAAAGATGAGGTCTGCCTGACTTTATATGGCGATGGTGCTGCTAACCAG GGCCAGATATTCGAAGCTTACAACATGGCAGCTTTGTGGAAATTACCTTGTATTTTCATCTGTGAGAATAATCGCTATGGAATGGGAACGTCTGTTGAGAGAGCGGCAGCCAGCACTGATTACTACAAGAGAGGCGATTTCATTCCTGGGCTGAGA GTGGATGGAATGGATATCCTGTGCGTCCGAGAGGCAACAAGGTTTGCTGCTGCCTATTGTAGATCTGGGAAG GGGCCCATCCTGATGGAGCTGCAGACTTACCGTTACCACGGACACAGTATGAGTGACCCTGGAGTCAG TTACCGTACACGAGAAGAAATTCAGGAAGTAAGAAGTAAGAGTGACCCTATTATGCTTCTCAAGGACAGGATGGTGAACAGCAATCTTGCCAGTGTGGAAGAACTAAAG GAAATTGATGTGGAAGTGAGGAAGGAGATTGAGGATGCTGCCCAGTTTGCCACGGCCGATCCTGAGCCACCTTTGGAAGAGCTGGGCTACCACATCTACTCCAGCGACCCACCTTTTGAAGTTCGTGGTGCCAATCAGTGGATCAAGTTTAAGTCAGTCAGttaa